One Leptolyngbya sp. 'hensonii' DNA window includes the following coding sequences:
- the fraC gene encoding filament integrity protein FraC: MFPTILPIRAILFQLLFLFSSTLIEAAILHQRLLFSRKVAIEYAASLNLLSTFMGWLAFFEVQALLPVEMKVQLISYILYDQPFPGPWASSVNSFLILSGLLTFFCTVFVELTSLTLLDILLEKKKLKDLNETKINRYRDKQLRTEAADATRNRTLTMLLANACSYGLILLVLLLRAVG; the protein is encoded by the coding sequence ATGTTCCCTACCATCCTACCCATCCGGGCCATCCTGTTCCAATTGTTGTTCCTGTTCTCCTCGACGTTGATTGAGGCAGCCATCCTGCATCAGCGACTCTTGTTCAGCCGCAAGGTGGCGATTGAATATGCCGCTTCGTTAAATCTTCTATCGACTTTCATGGGCTGGCTGGCTTTTTTCGAGGTGCAGGCTTTACTGCCGGTAGAGATGAAAGTCCAGTTAATCAGCTACATTCTTTATGATCAACCCTTTCCAGGTCCTTGGGCCTCCAGTGTCAATTCTTTTCTGATTCTGTCTGGCTTACTCACCTTCTTCTGTACCGTGTTTGTAGAGTTGACCAGCCTCACCCTGTTAGACATTCTGCTGGAGAAAAAGAAGCTTAAGGACTTAAACGAAACTAAGATTAACCGGTATCGGGATAAACAGCTTCGCACGGAAGCTGCAGACGCCACCCGTAACCGTACCCTGACTATGCTGCTGGCCAATGCTTGTAGCTATGGGTTAATCTTGCTAGTTCTGTTACTGCGTGCTGTCGGTTAA